In Microbacterium laevaniformans, a single window of DNA contains:
- a CDS encoding molybdopterin-dependent oxidoreductase, with amino-acid sequence MTTHTGRRASLALAALAGLVSGAVFLGAAELLALLLARTASPILAVGGFVIDIVPQPFKEFAIATFGANDKIALLAGLGLAVVIASAIGGILEYLRSPSGVVIVAIAGVLSTAAVVSRTGVTPLSFLPPVVGTVAASVVLILLGRRLRLWRGTLEGADADADADADTASDEAPALGRRGFFRLAGVAGVSAVIVGVTARVVTAATSSVDAIRDALKLPAPRRTLTVPAGAELDVPGLSPLFTPNADFYRVDTALTVPAIDPSTWRLVVDGMVDRRIELSFDGLVGMGLDEYGITLTCVSNEVGGGLVGNARWLGVPVRDILRMAGPQAGADMVLSRSVDGYTASTPLSALTDDGLDAILAVAMNGEPLPAEHGFPVRMIVPGLYGYVSATKWLTELKVTTFAADEAYWTPRGYSAEAPIKLSSRVDVPKVGSPVAPGRVPVAGMAWAQPTGVARVEVNIDDTGWIPATISTPVNDESWVQWMYEWDAAPGTHYVAVRAWNKKGELQEQQRAPVAPNGSTGWHRVLVTVSS; translated from the coding sequence GTGACCACGCACACCGGCCGGCGCGCGTCGCTCGCCCTCGCCGCCCTCGCGGGTCTCGTCAGCGGCGCCGTCTTCCTCGGCGCGGCTGAACTGCTGGCGCTGCTCCTGGCGCGCACCGCCAGCCCGATCCTTGCGGTCGGCGGCTTCGTGATCGACATCGTGCCGCAGCCGTTCAAGGAGTTCGCGATCGCGACGTTCGGTGCGAACGACAAGATCGCCCTCCTCGCGGGGCTCGGCCTCGCCGTCGTCATCGCCTCGGCGATCGGGGGCATCCTCGAGTACCTGCGCAGCCCGTCCGGTGTCGTCATCGTCGCCATCGCGGGGGTGCTCTCCACGGCCGCGGTCGTCTCGCGTACCGGTGTCACCCCGCTGTCGTTCCTTCCGCCCGTGGTCGGCACCGTCGCGGCCTCCGTCGTCCTGATCCTCCTCGGACGTCGACTGCGCCTCTGGCGCGGCACCCTCGAAGGCGCGGACGCAGACGCAGACGCAGACGCAGACACCGCCTCGGACGAAGCGCCGGCGCTCGGCCGTCGCGGCTTCTTCCGCCTCGCCGGTGTCGCCGGGGTCTCCGCCGTGATCGTCGGCGTCACGGCACGCGTCGTGACGGCCGCGACCTCATCGGTCGACGCGATCCGCGATGCGCTGAAGCTGCCCGCACCCCGTCGAACGCTGACGGTGCCCGCCGGCGCCGAGCTCGACGTTCCCGGTCTCTCGCCGCTCTTCACGCCGAACGCCGACTTCTACCGTGTCGACACGGCGCTCACCGTCCCGGCCATCGACCCGTCGACCTGGCGCCTCGTCGTGGACGGCATGGTCGACCGTCGCATCGAGCTGAGCTTCGACGGCCTCGTGGGCATGGGGCTGGACGAGTACGGCATCACCTTGACGTGCGTGTCGAACGAGGTCGGCGGCGGACTGGTGGGAAACGCGCGGTGGCTCGGCGTGCCGGTCCGCGACATCCTGCGAATGGCAGGACCGCAAGCCGGTGCCGACATGGTGCTCTCACGCAGCGTCGACGGCTACACCGCGAGCACTCCGCTGTCGGCGCTCACGGATGACGGGCTCGACGCGATCCTGGCGGTCGCGATGAACGGCGAGCCGCTCCCGGCCGAGCACGGCTTCCCGGTGCGGATGATCGTCCCCGGGCTCTACGGATACGTCTCGGCGACGAAGTGGCTCACCGAGCTGAAGGTGACGACCTTCGCGGCCGACGAGGCGTACTGGACGCCGCGCGGCTACAGTGCCGAGGCGCCCATCAAGCTCTCCTCTCGTGTCGACGTGCCCAAGGTCGGCAGTCCCGTCGCCCCGGGGCGGGTCCCCGTCGCGGGCATGGCATGGGCGCAGCCGACCGGGGTCGCCCGCGTCGAGGTGAACATCGACGACACCGGCTGGATCCCGGCAACCATTTCCACGCCGGTGAACGACGAGAGCTGGGTGCAGTGGATGTACGAATGGGATGCCGCGCCCGGCACTCACTACGTCGCGGTGCGCGCCTGGAACAAGAAGGGCGAGCTACAGGAGCAGCAGCGCGCCCCCGTCGCCCCGAACGGGTCGACGGGGTGGCACCGGGTTCTCGTCACCGTGTCGTCGTGA
- a CDS encoding HNH endonuclease signature motif containing protein, which yields MVTTDPHTARAERAVVGEIVEALVDRRRRIAALQAEEAELLHAAQEFALAQRATPTVDRHAPDDITVRSVAAEIGAATRQSDRTVQTRMDDAATLVTRFPATLTALAEGRISRAHAAVIADAGVRVTDDHARAAYEAAALAVAERETAGRLRPAARRLADRLDPAPVEDRHRVACRERRVWVADRDDGIAELGLTGPAHLVHGVFDRLTQLAKAIAGNGRRPVADADPAGEIGAIPDGTIPAAVDAASAPTTDTRRLDEIRVDVALDLLLCGHATAEASNDSIPAADAIRARVQITVPMTTLIADGEEPADLTGYGTIDPALAREIAGSTPGWDRLLISPSTGAVLAVDRYRPSREQLRLLRARDEHCRFPGCRQPLPRCDVDHTIAREHDGPTTVTNLAHLCRRHHTLKHHSAWRVRQRADGTLEWTSPGGRVHDDRPARTLVFEPPPF from the coding sequence ATGGTCACCACCGATCCGCACACCGCACGCGCTGAGCGTGCGGTCGTCGGCGAGATCGTCGAGGCCCTCGTCGACCGGCGCCGGCGCATCGCGGCGTTGCAAGCGGAGGAGGCGGAACTCCTGCACGCCGCTCAGGAGTTCGCGCTCGCGCAGCGCGCGACACCGACGGTCGACCGCCACGCCCCGGACGACATCACCGTGCGTTCCGTCGCCGCTGAGATCGGTGCCGCCACGCGTCAGTCCGACCGCACCGTGCAGACACGCATGGACGATGCCGCGACCCTGGTCACGCGCTTCCCCGCCACGCTCACCGCGCTGGCCGAGGGACGCATCAGCCGTGCGCACGCGGCGGTGATCGCGGATGCCGGGGTACGCGTGACCGATGACCATGCCCGTGCCGCCTACGAGGCGGCCGCTCTCGCCGTCGCCGAGCGGGAGACGGCGGGCAGGCTGCGCCCGGCCGCCCGACGACTGGCCGACCGGCTGGACCCGGCTCCCGTCGAGGACCGCCACCGGGTCGCGTGCCGCGAGCGGCGCGTCTGGGTCGCCGACCGCGACGACGGCATCGCCGAGCTCGGGCTGACCGGTCCGGCACACCTCGTGCACGGCGTCTTCGACCGCCTCACGCAGCTCGCGAAGGCTATCGCCGGCAACGGCCGTCGTCCGGTGGCGGATGCCGACCCCGCAGGAGAGATCGGAGCGATTCCGGACGGGACGATCCCCGCCGCCGTCGACGCGGCCTCTGCGCCGACAACCGATACGCGCCGACTCGACGAGATCCGCGTGGACGTCGCGCTCGACCTTCTGCTGTGCGGCCACGCGACGGCCGAGGCGAGCAACGACAGCATCCCCGCGGCCGACGCGATCCGCGCGCGTGTGCAGATCACCGTTCCGATGACCACCCTCATCGCGGACGGGGAGGAACCGGCCGATCTGACCGGCTACGGCACCATCGACCCCGCGCTCGCCCGCGAGATCGCGGGGAGCACGCCCGGCTGGGACCGCCTGCTGATCAGCCCGAGCACGGGAGCCGTTCTCGCCGTCGACCGCTATCGCCCGTCTCGAGAGCAGCTGCGGCTGCTCCGCGCGCGCGACGAGCACTGCCGCTTCCCCGGATGCCGTCAGCCGCTCCCACGCTGCGACGTCGACCACACCATAGCCCGCGAACACGACGGCCCGACCACGGTGACGAACCTGGCGCATCTCTGTCGACGACATCACACGCTCAAACACCACTCGGCCTGGCGCGTCCGACAGCGGGCGGACGGGACGCTCGAATGGACCAGCCCCGGCGGCCGCGTGCACGACGACCGCCCCGCGCGCACGCTCGTGTTCGAACCACCGCCGTTCTGA
- a CDS encoding DUF2207 family protein encodes MRRARAGIVRATVAIAGAVAAMTVAVAAPAWAGPVPEVAPAASVGRAAPAGVDDFSFSSMTADYTLTRADDGTSRMRVVESLVAQFPEVDQNHGIRRQIPDSYNGQPLRPRLVSVTDGDGAPRPSEVEDEDGVFSVVSRSDEYLRGAQTFVLTYTLENVTWDFPDSGLEFYWDVNGVAWGQSFGRVTARLHLDEALAQALTGRMSCYQGAQGATSSCASISSAPDAAAGGGTVVTAVADDVQPNQTLTMAVGFADGMFATFDSGYLASPFGWGQLGAGLLAVGAGVLGVRARRRQLADEPGWPTIIAEYDPPRIVDALESAVLLGQSSKAIPAEVLEQAVRGSIRILESEARGWGKPKLVAELVDRWKADGDGQMLLDGLFPGGMPGAQYTFGKQDTRFSKVAQKILAAAETELTTRGLRRAVPARARWVPILLAVAGAGLALGLGFVAIGSYVQPALPWTVIGVSVAIAVVVIGMCVRKPLTALGAETRDHLRGLEEFIRWAEADRIRMLQSPAGAERVAVDVNDPRQKLDLYEKLLPYAVVFGQEKQWSAELAVLYTAVGAAGPVWYYGTGAFGASSFSAGIGSLSSAAMSSSSMSGGSGGGGSAGGGGGGGGGGGV; translated from the coding sequence ATGCGGCGCGCACGTGCAGGAATCGTCCGCGCCACCGTCGCGATCGCCGGCGCGGTGGCGGCGATGACGGTCGCGGTGGCAGCTCCCGCGTGGGCCGGCCCCGTCCCGGAGGTCGCTCCCGCGGCATCCGTCGGACGGGCCGCCCCGGCCGGTGTCGACGACTTCTCGTTCTCGTCGATGACCGCCGATTACACCCTGACGCGCGCCGACGACGGCACGAGCCGGATGCGAGTCGTCGAGTCGCTCGTCGCGCAATTCCCGGAGGTGGATCAGAACCACGGCATCCGCCGCCAGATCCCCGACTCCTACAACGGACAGCCGCTGCGCCCGCGGCTCGTCTCGGTGACCGACGGCGACGGTGCCCCCCGACCGAGCGAGGTCGAGGACGAGGACGGCGTCTTCTCGGTCGTCTCGAGATCGGACGAATACCTGCGGGGTGCGCAGACCTTCGTCCTCACCTACACGCTCGAGAACGTGACGTGGGACTTCCCCGATTCCGGCCTCGAGTTCTACTGGGACGTCAATGGCGTGGCGTGGGGGCAATCGTTCGGGCGGGTGACGGCTCGGCTGCACCTGGACGAGGCGCTCGCGCAAGCCCTGACCGGACGGATGTCCTGCTATCAGGGCGCGCAGGGCGCGACGAGCTCGTGCGCGTCGATCTCGTCGGCTCCGGATGCCGCGGCGGGCGGAGGCACGGTGGTGACGGCCGTCGCCGACGACGTGCAGCCCAACCAAACGCTCACGATGGCCGTCGGGTTCGCGGACGGGATGTTCGCGACGTTCGACTCCGGATACCTGGCCTCTCCGTTCGGCTGGGGTCAGCTCGGGGCGGGTCTGCTCGCCGTCGGCGCGGGTGTGCTCGGCGTACGCGCTCGTCGCCGGCAGCTCGCCGACGAGCCGGGCTGGCCGACGATCATCGCCGAGTACGATCCACCGCGCATCGTGGATGCGTTGGAGAGTGCCGTGCTTCTCGGACAGTCGTCGAAGGCGATTCCGGCGGAGGTGCTGGAGCAGGCCGTGCGCGGCTCGATCCGCATCCTCGAGTCCGAGGCCCGCGGGTGGGGCAAGCCGAAGCTCGTCGCCGAGCTCGTCGATCGGTGGAAGGCCGACGGCGACGGTCAGATGCTTCTGGACGGGCTCTTCCCCGGCGGGATGCCCGGTGCGCAGTACACGTTCGGGAAGCAGGACACGCGGTTCTCGAAGGTCGCGCAGAAGATCCTTGCGGCGGCGGAGACGGAGCTGACGACGCGCGGTCTGCGGCGTGCGGTCCCGGCGCGTGCGCGCTGGGTTCCGATCCTGCTCGCGGTGGCGGGTGCCGGGCTCGCGCTCGGACTGGGATTCGTCGCGATCGGGTCGTACGTGCAGCCGGCGCTTCCGTGGACCGTGATCGGTGTCAGCGTGGCGATCGCGGTCGTGGTGATCGGGATGTGCGTGCGCAAGCCCTTGACGGCGCTGGGAGCGGAGACCCGCGATCACCTCCGAGGGCTCGAGGAGTTCATCCGATGGGCCGAGGCCGACCGCATCCGGATGCTGCAGTCGCCGGCCGGCGCGGAGCGGGTCGCCGTGGACGTGAACGACCCGCGGCAGAAGCTGGATCTCTACGAGAAGTTGCTGCCGTATGCCGTCGTGTTCGGCCAGGAGAAGCAGTGGTCGGCGGAGCTCGCGGTGCTGTACACGGCGGTCGGCGCCGCCGGACCGGTCTGGTACTACGGCACGGGTGCCTTCGGCGCGTCGTCGTTCTCTGCGGGGATCGGCTCGCTGTCGAGCGCGGCGATGTCGTCGTCGTCGATGTCGGGCGGATCCGGCGGGGGAGGTTCGGCCGGGGGCGGCGGTGGCGGAGGCGGAGGCGGCGGGGTCTGA
- a CDS encoding MarR family winged helix-turn-helix transcriptional regulator — MTDRRLAISAWESLFRAQHEILREISDDFGDDELTQAEYDVLLTVVRGDDNTARLRDVTANMLISQPSVSRLVDRMVARDLISKCVDPLDGRGAIVRATERGVSAFRRLATVHGRSIAERMSVLSDDELEQLERLTTKLRRA; from the coding sequence ATGACCGACCGCCGCCTCGCCATCTCCGCGTGGGAGAGCCTCTTTCGCGCGCAGCACGAGATCCTGCGCGAGATCAGCGACGACTTCGGAGACGACGAGCTGACCCAGGCCGAATACGACGTGCTGCTCACCGTCGTCCGCGGCGACGACAACACCGCACGCCTGCGCGACGTGACCGCCAACATGCTGATCAGCCAGCCGAGCGTGTCACGGCTCGTCGACCGGATGGTCGCCCGCGACCTCATCAGCAAGTGCGTCGACCCTCTGGACGGCCGCGGCGCGATCGTCCGCGCCACCGAGCGCGGGGTGAGCGCGTTCCGTCGCCTCGCGACCGTGCACGGTCGTTCCATCGCCGAACGGATGTCCGTGCTGAGCGACGACGAGCTCGAGCAGTTGGAGCGGCTGACGACGAAGCTGCGCCGCGCCTGA
- a CDS encoding ABC transporter ATP-binding protein, with amino-acid sequence MTSLAVDPAVTVRGLRVRRGRTAVFDGLDLDIAAGRITGLLGPSGGGKTTLMRAIVGVQRIAGGTVAVLGMPAGSRGLRRRVAYDSQGGAVYDDLTVRQNLAYFAAARAVPATEVARVVDAVGLAPQEHRLVGSLSGGQRGRVSLGIALLGEPDLLVLDEPTVGLDPLLREGLWDLFRALADAGRTLIVSSHVMDEALRCDELVLVREGRVLAQTTPAHFLADAGASDPDAAFLRLVRSASGVRG; translated from the coding sequence ATGACGAGCCTCGCAGTCGACCCCGCGGTCACCGTGCGCGGCCTCCGCGTGCGGCGCGGGCGCACGGCCGTGTTCGACGGTCTCGACCTCGACATCGCGGCCGGCCGCATCACGGGGCTGCTCGGCCCGAGCGGAGGCGGCAAGACGACCCTGATGCGAGCGATCGTGGGGGTCCAGCGGATCGCCGGCGGAACCGTCGCGGTGCTCGGGATGCCGGCCGGCTCGCGTGGACTGCGCCGGCGCGTGGCGTACGACAGCCAGGGCGGCGCCGTGTACGACGATCTCACGGTGCGTCAGAACCTCGCGTACTTCGCCGCCGCTCGTGCCGTGCCCGCGACCGAGGTGGCGCGGGTCGTCGACGCCGTCGGGTTGGCGCCGCAGGAGCACCGGCTGGTGGGATCGTTGTCGGGTGGTCAGCGGGGGCGCGTGTCGCTGGGCATCGCGCTGTTGGGCGAGCCCGATCTCCTCGTCCTGGACGAGCCGACGGTCGGTCTGGATCCGCTGCTGCGCGAAGGTCTCTGGGATCTGTTCCGTGCGCTGGCCGACGCGGGGCGCACGCTGATCGTGTCGAGCCATGTGATGGATGAGGCGCTGCGCTGCGACGAGCTCGTGCTGGTGCGCGAGGGGCGTGTGCTGGCGCAGACGACGCCGGCGCACTTCCTCGCCGATGCGGGGGCGTCCGATCCCGATGCGGCCTTCCTCCGGCTGGTGCGCTCCGCGTCGGGGGTGCGGGGATGA
- a CDS encoding DUF4287 domain-containing protein gives MSFQAYLDNIEDKTGRTPRQFVDEAAAKGFGPGTKAGEIVAWLAADYGLGRGHAMALVHVITKGPKIVSTHVGTGTAHSDESDTLWLEGKATKPAR, from the coding sequence ATGTCGTTCCAGGCATATCTCGACAACATCGAGGACAAGACCGGGCGGACGCCGCGCCAGTTCGTCGACGAGGCGGCGGCGAAGGGCTTCGGCCCCGGGACGAAGGCCGGTGAGATCGTCGCCTGGCTCGCCGCGGACTACGGACTCGGGCGCGGGCACGCGATGGCGCTCGTGCACGTGATCACGAAGGGACCGAAGATCGTGTCGACCCATGTGGGCACCGGTACGGCGCACAGCGATGAGAGCGACACGCTGTGGCTCGAGGGCAAGGCGACGAAGCCGGCGCGATAA
- a CDS encoding DUF2804 domain-containing protein: protein MTAPPAARERELTEPVSLTRPDGRLNPAAIGFARSPLVDTRGIGRGRFVRSWGRNKRWEYWNVMTPTHIVSLTVSSLDYAAVHEAWIHDRATMRSWGRSVTVLPSREVSLPASLGTGITIARHADLAATITPAERGSLWRLHAEIPDASFDITVRRPPGHELLAVVVPWSSRRFQYTVKDVAFPASGVPTLDGVDYEVPAGSWAVLDHGRGRWSYDVSWNWGAGSGTLADGRSLGIQVGGRWTDGTGSTENAVVLDGTLHKISEPVAWDYDLAAPLRPWRVHGGGLDAVFTPFYDKKSATNLGVISSRTDQCFGTWSGTVAVDGAALRFDGIEGFAEDVRNRW from the coding sequence ATGACCGCACCCCCCGCCGCGCGCGAGCGCGAGCTCACCGAACCCGTCTCCCTCACCCGCCCCGACGGCCGCCTCAATCCGGCGGCGATCGGCTTCGCCCGCTCGCCGCTCGTCGACACCCGCGGCATCGGACGCGGACGCTTCGTCCGATCGTGGGGGCGCAACAAGAGGTGGGAGTACTGGAACGTCATGACGCCCACGCACATCGTGTCGCTCACGGTGTCGTCGCTGGACTACGCCGCCGTGCACGAGGCGTGGATCCACGATCGGGCCACGATGCGTTCGTGGGGCCGCAGCGTCACGGTGCTGCCGTCGCGGGAGGTGTCGCTGCCCGCCTCGCTGGGCACCGGCATCACGATCGCGCGGCACGCCGACCTCGCCGCCACCATCACGCCGGCCGAGCGCGGGTCGCTCTGGCGTCTGCACGCCGAGATCCCGGACGCGTCCTTCGACATCACGGTGCGCCGCCCGCCCGGACACGAGCTGCTGGCGGTCGTGGTGCCGTGGTCGTCGCGGCGGTTCCAGTACACCGTGAAGGACGTCGCGTTCCCGGCATCCGGAGTGCCGACGCTCGACGGCGTCGACTACGAGGTGCCGGCGGGATCGTGGGCGGTGCTGGATCACGGGCGTGGACGCTGGAGCTACGACGTGTCGTGGAACTGGGGCGCCGGGTCGGGAACCCTCGCAGACGGACGCAGCCTCGGCATCCAGGTCGGAGGGCGATGGACCGACGGGACGGGGTCGACGGAGAACGCCGTCGTGCTCGACGGCACGCTGCACAAGATCTCCGAGCCCGTCGCCTGGGACTACGACCTCGCCGCGCCGCTGCGGCCGTGGCGGGTGCATGGGGGAGGGCTGGATGCCGTGTTCACGCCGTTCTACGACAAGAAGTCCGCGACGAATCTCGGCGTCATCTCGTCGCGCACGGACCAGTGCTTCGGCACCTGGTCGGGTACGGTCGCTGTGGACGGCGCCGCCCTCCGCTTCGACGGCATCGAGGGCTTCGCAGAGGACGTCCGCAACCGGTGGTGA
- a CDS encoding Hsp20/alpha crystallin family protein: MATYDPFRDLDRIASGLFDTRRGPRRMPMDLYRDGDRYVLSADLPGIDPGSVDIDVDGQLLTIRAERTLSEGDGVKWITRERETASFLRQLNLGQGIDTDGIAATYSNGVLTVTIPVSEKAKPRKVQVVADGGAPTIQAHESAQEPHPVEQ, encoded by the coding sequence ATGGCCACGTATGACCCGTTCCGTGACCTCGACCGCATCGCGTCGGGCCTCTTCGACACGCGCCGGGGACCCCGCCGGATGCCGATGGACCTCTACCGCGACGGCGACCGCTACGTCCTGAGCGCCGACCTTCCGGGAATCGACCCGGGCTCGGTCGACATCGATGTGGACGGCCAGCTGCTGACCATCCGCGCCGAGCGCACCCTCAGCGAGGGCGACGGCGTGAAGTGGATCACGCGGGAGCGTGAGACCGCGAGCTTCCTGCGCCAGCTGAACCTCGGTCAGGGAATCGACACCGACGGCATCGCCGCGACGTACAGCAACGGCGTGCTGACGGTCACGATCCCCGTGAGCGAGAAGGCGAAGCCGCGCAAGGTCCAGGTCGTCGCCGACGGCGGTGCGCCCACGATCCAGGCGCACGAGTCGGCGCAGGAGCCGCACCCGGTCGAGCAATAG
- a CDS encoding L-serine ammonia-lyase, iron-sulfur-dependent, subunit alpha, with protein MSAYVSAFDLFSIGVGPSSSHTVGPLRAARDFARRVADLPTLARVECALYGSLGATGIGHGTPDAVVAGLQGYVPETVDPAHVRGAWTDWSDGALLLMEGRTPIPFSRSDIVLAPRTRLPGHPNAMTLVARDAAGLALHEDTYYSIGGGFIRREGEPAVVAAASFPLPYATAAQLLDVCDTYGLTIAEVARRNEEALRPEAEVAAGLDAIWDAMASCVDAGLHADGVLPGMLKVKRRAGAIRAQLESVEATGRELPGEWLGAFALAVNEENAAGGRVVTAPTNGAAGILPAVAMYWWRFLADAGIGAENAVTPYGELVGSALLGLHGPGGREAGEAAHGSEDIVATAQELAEANRRRGIRRFLLTATALGSLFKANASISGAEGGCQAEVGSACAMAAGGLTAVMGGTNRQIENAAEIAMEHHLGLTCDPVGGLVQIPCIERNAIAASTAVTAARLALRGDGTHYVPLDAVVETMRQTGIDMSTKYKETSEGGLAVNVVEC; from the coding sequence GTGAGTGCGTACGTCTCGGCGTTCGACCTGTTCTCCATCGGGGTGGGACCGTCGAGCTCCCATACGGTGGGCCCGCTGCGCGCGGCTCGCGATTTCGCGCGCCGCGTCGCCGATCTGCCGACCCTCGCCCGCGTGGAGTGCGCCCTCTACGGCTCACTCGGCGCTACCGGCATCGGGCACGGTACCCCCGACGCGGTCGTCGCCGGCCTGCAGGGGTACGTGCCCGAGACCGTCGATCCGGCTCACGTGCGCGGCGCCTGGACCGACTGGTCCGACGGCGCGCTCCTCCTGATGGAGGGTCGCACGCCGATCCCCTTCTCTCGGTCGGACATCGTGCTCGCGCCGCGGACGCGTCTTCCCGGACACCCCAATGCGATGACGCTCGTCGCGCGGGATGCCGCGGGTCTCGCATTGCACGAAGACACCTACTACTCGATCGGCGGCGGGTTCATCCGGCGCGAGGGTGAGCCGGCGGTGGTGGCCGCGGCATCCTTCCCGCTGCCCTACGCGACAGCGGCGCAACTGCTGGACGTCTGCGATACGTACGGGCTGACGATCGCGGAGGTCGCGCGCCGCAACGAGGAGGCGCTGCGGCCCGAAGCGGAGGTCGCTGCCGGGCTCGATGCCATCTGGGACGCGATGGCCTCGTGCGTCGACGCCGGGCTGCACGCCGACGGGGTGCTGCCGGGAATGCTGAAGGTGAAGCGGCGCGCGGGCGCGATCCGCGCCCAGCTGGAGAGCGTCGAGGCGACCGGACGCGAGCTGCCGGGGGAGTGGCTCGGTGCGTTCGCACTGGCCGTGAACGAGGAGAACGCCGCCGGAGGACGCGTCGTGACAGCGCCGACGAACGGCGCCGCCGGCATCCTCCCGGCCGTGGCGATGTACTGGTGGCGCTTCCTCGCGGATGCCGGCATCGGAGCGGAGAACGCGGTGACGCCCTACGGCGAGCTCGTCGGCTCGGCGCTGCTCGGGCTGCACGGTCCGGGCGGCCGCGAGGCGGGCGAGGCGGCGCACGGGTCGGAGGACATCGTCGCCACCGCGCAGGAGCTCGCCGAGGCGAACCGGCGCCGCGGCATCCGTCGATTCCTGCTGACGGCGACGGCGCTCGGCTCGCTTTTCAAGGCGAACGCGTCGATCTCCGGAGCCGAGGGCGGGTGTCAGGCCGAGGTGGGTTCGGCGTGCGCGATGGCTGCCGGCGGCTTGACGGCCGTGATGGGCGGCACGAACCGTCAGATCGAGAACGCCGCCGAGATTGCGATGGAGCACCACCTGGGGCTCACGTGCGACCCCGTGGGTGGGCTCGTGCAGATCCCCTGCATCGAGCGCAACGCGATCGCGGCATCCACCGCCGTCACGGCCGCGCGCCTCGCGCTGCGCGGCGACGGCACGCACTACGTGCCGCTGGATGCCGTCGTGGAGACGATGCGTCAGACGGGCATCGACATGTCGACCAAATACAAGGAGACCAGCGAGGGCGGACTCGCCGTCAACGTCGTCGAGTGCTGA